Proteins encoded by one window of Burkholderia plantarii:
- a CDS encoding DUF779 domain-containing protein translates to MSELPPRVIATDEARQLIDELSRRHGALMFHQSGGCCDGSAPMCLAEGELILGEADICLGTIGGVSFHMHEDQYAAWRHMQLIVDAVPGKGGMFSLEGPTGRRFVTRSRMFSAEELRLLERQPG, encoded by the coding sequence ATGTCCGAATTGCCACCGCGCGTGATCGCCACCGACGAGGCGCGCCAGCTCATCGACGAACTGAGCCGCCGCCACGGCGCGCTGATGTTCCATCAGTCAGGCGGCTGCTGCGACGGCAGCGCGCCGATGTGCCTCGCCGAGGGCGAACTGATCCTCGGCGAGGCCGACATCTGCCTCGGCACCATCGGCGGCGTGTCGTTCCACATGCACGAGGACCAGTACGCGGCCTGGCGGCACATGCAGCTGATCGTCGACGCGGTGCCGGGCAAGGGCGGCATGTTCTCGCTGGAAGGGCCGACCGGCCGGCGCTTCGTCACGCGCTCGCGGATGTTCTCGGCCGAGGAGCTGCGGCTGCTCGAACGGCAGCCGGGATAG
- a CDS encoding lysozyme inhibitor LprI family protein, whose protein sequence is MPSFPPIRRRALPALALSLLVALPAMPASAASFDCTRASQPDERAICASRVLSEQDVEMAVRYEMLTGLVAMGTRGDMQQAQHDWLQRRARCGASDACLAAAYRDRIGVLVQQYQQLKRRGPF, encoded by the coding sequence ATGCCTTCGTTTCCCCCGATCCGCCGCCGCGCGCTGCCCGCGCTGGCGCTCTCGCTGCTGGTCGCGCTGCCCGCCATGCCGGCCTCGGCCGCGAGCTTCGACTGCACGCGGGCGAGCCAGCCCGACGAGCGCGCGATCTGCGCCTCGCGCGTGCTGAGCGAACAGGATGTGGAAATGGCGGTGCGCTACGAGATGCTGACCGGACTCGTCGCGATGGGCACGCGCGGCGACATGCAGCAGGCGCAGCACGACTGGTTGCAGCGCCGCGCGCGCTGCGGCGCGTCGGACGCCTGCCTGGCGGCCGCCTATCGCGACCGCATCGGCGTGCTGGTGCAGCAGTATCAGCAATTGAAACGCCGCGGGCCATTTTGA
- a CDS encoding LysR family transcriptional regulator: protein MNQLQAMRVFTRVVDLESFNLAARQLGMSAAAVTRSVGMLEAHLNMRLLNRTTRSLSLTEAGREYLDGCRVIIEKLDEIESNLVRATRDPRGTLRIAASMSFAAAGLGELLAAYRAQHPRVGFDVTTFDTHVDMVEGGYDVCFSDDRRLASATLVSRPLTTVREIVVASPGYLARHGTPAGPAALNEHSLLIVSDGAARSWEFADGDELCRVYTGQALASSGSAMVRLAALAHMGIALLPEPLVAGDLARGELVALLDGYAANGGPRNVSILYPGRNYLSMKVRSFIDFAVGRYRGAERAAPLRAVA from the coding sequence ATGAACCAGCTCCAGGCCATGCGCGTCTTCACGCGCGTCGTCGATCTCGAAAGCTTCAACCTCGCGGCCCGGCAGCTCGGCATGTCGGCCGCCGCCGTCACGCGCAGCGTGGGCATGCTCGAGGCGCACCTGAACATGCGCCTGCTGAACCGCACCACGCGCAGCCTGTCGCTGACCGAGGCGGGCCGCGAGTATCTGGACGGCTGCCGCGTGATCATCGAGAAGCTCGACGAGATCGAATCGAACCTCGTGCGCGCCACGCGAGACCCGCGCGGCACGCTGCGCATCGCCGCATCGATGAGCTTCGCGGCGGCGGGCCTCGGCGAACTGCTGGCCGCCTACCGCGCCCAGCATCCGCGCGTGGGCTTCGACGTGACCACCTTCGACACGCACGTCGACATGGTCGAGGGCGGCTACGACGTCTGCTTCTCCGACGATCGTCGGCTCGCCAGCGCCACGCTGGTCTCGCGGCCGCTCACCACGGTGCGCGAGATCGTGGTGGCCTCGCCCGGCTACCTGGCGCGCCACGGCACGCCGGCCGGGCCCGCCGCGCTCAACGAGCACAGCCTGCTGATCGTCTCGGACGGCGCCGCGCGCAGCTGGGAGTTCGCCGACGGCGACGAGCTGTGCCGCGTCTACACGGGCCAGGCGCTCGCCTCCAGCGGCAGCGCGATGGTACGCCTGGCCGCGCTCGCCCACATGGGCATCGCGCTGCTGCCCGAGCCGCTGGTGGCCGGCGATCTGGCGCGCGGCGAGCTGGTCGCGCTGCTCGACGGCTACGCGGCCAACGGCGGCCCGCGCAACGTCTCGATCCTCTACCCGGGGCGCAACTACCTCTCCATGAAGGTGCGCAGCTTCATCGATTTCGCGGTGGGCCGCTATCGCGGCGCCGAACGCGCCGCGCCGCTGCGCGCCGTCGCCTGA
- the argG gene encoding argininosuccinate synthase, with product MTTILESLPTGQKVGIAFSGGLDTSAALHWMRIKGAVPYAYTANLGQPDESDYDSIPQRAREYGAENARLIDCRAQLVAEGIAALQSGAFHISTAGVTYFNTTPIGRAVTGTMLVAAMKEDGVNIWGDGSTYKGNDIERFYRYGLLVNPDLKIYKPWLDQQFIDELGGRAEMSEFMNKAGFGYKMSAEKAYSTDSNLLGATHEAKDLESLESGIKIVNPIMGVAFWRDDVKIAAEEVTVRFEEGRPVALNGVEFGDQVELLLEANRIGGRHGLGMSDQIENRIIEAKSRGIYEAPGLALLYIAYERLVTGIHNEDTIEQYRESGRRLGRLLYQGRWFDPQAIMLRETAQRWVARAITGEVKIELRRGNDYSILSTKSPNLTYAPERLSMEKVASTFSPRDRIGQLTMRNLDITDTRDKLRVYSQVGLLTPGEASALPQIRQDKDGE from the coding sequence ATGACCACGATTCTTGAAAGTCTTCCGACCGGCCAGAAGGTCGGCATCGCGTTCTCCGGCGGGCTCGACACGAGCGCCGCGCTGCACTGGATGCGGATCAAGGGCGCCGTGCCGTATGCCTACACGGCCAACCTCGGCCAGCCCGACGAATCCGACTACGACTCGATCCCGCAGCGCGCGCGCGAATACGGCGCCGAGAACGCGCGCCTGATCGACTGCCGCGCGCAGCTCGTCGCCGAAGGCATCGCCGCGCTGCAATCGGGCGCGTTCCACATCTCGACGGCCGGCGTCACCTATTTCAATACGACCCCGATTGGCCGCGCCGTGACCGGCACGATGCTGGTGGCCGCGATGAAGGAAGACGGCGTCAACATCTGGGGCGACGGCAGCACCTACAAGGGCAACGACATCGAGCGCTTCTATCGTTACGGCCTGCTCGTCAATCCGGACCTGAAGATCTACAAGCCGTGGCTCGACCAGCAGTTCATCGACGAACTGGGCGGCCGCGCGGAAATGTCCGAATTCATGAACAAGGCGGGCTTCGGTTACAAGATGTCGGCCGAGAAGGCCTATTCGACCGATTCGAACCTGCTCGGCGCCACGCACGAGGCGAAGGATCTCGAAAGCCTCGAGAGCGGCATCAAGATCGTCAACCCGATCATGGGCGTGGCGTTCTGGCGCGACGACGTGAAGATCGCCGCCGAAGAGGTGACGGTGCGCTTCGAGGAAGGCCGCCCGGTCGCGCTGAACGGCGTCGAGTTCGGCGACCAGGTCGAGCTGCTGCTGGAAGCGAACCGGATCGGCGGGCGCCACGGCCTCGGCATGAGCGACCAGATCGAGAACCGCATCATCGAGGCCAAGAGCCGCGGCATCTACGAGGCCCCGGGCCTCGCGCTGCTCTACATCGCCTACGAGCGGCTCGTCACCGGCATCCACAACGAGGACACCATCGAGCAGTACCGCGAGAGCGGCCGACGCCTCGGCCGCCTGCTGTACCAGGGCCGCTGGTTCGATCCGCAGGCGATCATGCTGCGCGAGACGGCGCAGCGCTGGGTCGCGCGCGCGATCACGGGCGAGGTGAAGATCGAGCTGCGCCGCGGCAACGACTATTCGATCCTCAGCACGAAGTCGCCGAACCTGACCTACGCGCCGGAGCGCCTGTCGATGGAGAAGGTCGCGTCCACCTTCTCGCCGCGCGACCGGATCGGCCAGCTGACGATGCGCAACCTCGACATCACCGATACGCGCGACAAGCTGCGCGTGTACTCGCAGGTCGGGCTGCTGACGCCGGGCGAGGCGTCGGCGCTGCCGCAGATCCGTCAGGACAAGGACGGCGAGTAA
- a CDS encoding response regulator transcription factor produces the protein MPKILTIEDDVLIADSIVRQLRAEGHTVDVARTGRDGIAKVMAGDYDAVTLDRMLPDLDGLAILAAMRGVGLETPVLVMSAMSEVDQRIAGLRAGGDDYLVKPFSLDEMVARLEVLMRRRPRNAHADTVLRANGIELDLVKRRASLGARELELLPTEFRVLEFMMRHAGRVLTRTMIFEGVWGCRFDPGTNLIDVHVGRLRRKINHAGETPLIRTIRGAGYMLG, from the coding sequence ATGCCGAAGATCCTGACGATCGAGGACGACGTCCTGATCGCCGACAGCATCGTGCGCCAGTTGCGCGCCGAGGGCCACACGGTGGACGTCGCGCGCACCGGCCGCGACGGCATCGCCAAGGTGATGGCGGGCGACTACGACGCGGTCACGCTCGACCGCATGCTGCCCGATCTCGACGGGCTCGCGATCCTGGCGGCGATGCGCGGCGTCGGGCTCGAGACGCCGGTGCTGGTGATGAGCGCGATGTCCGAGGTGGACCAGCGCATCGCGGGCCTGCGCGCCGGCGGCGACGACTATCTCGTCAAGCCGTTCTCGCTCGACGAGATGGTGGCGCGGCTCGAGGTGCTGATGCGGCGCCGCCCGCGCAACGCGCATGCCGACACGGTGCTGCGCGCCAACGGCATCGAGCTCGACCTCGTCAAGCGCCGCGCCTCGCTCGGCGCGCGCGAGCTGGAACTGCTGCCCACCGAGTTCCGCGTGCTCGAATTCATGATGCGCCACGCCGGACGCGTGCTCACGCGCACCATGATCTTCGAGGGCGTGTGGGGCTGCCGGTTCGATCCCGGCACCAACCTGATCGACGTCCACGTCGGCCGCCTGCGCCGCAAGATCAACCACGCCGGCGAGACGCCGCTGATCCGCACCATTCGCGGCGCGGGCTACATGCTCGGCTGA